AGTATAAATCACAACCTGCATCATAGTAAGCCTCAGGAGAATCTTCCGGCCATTTTTTGATAACTGGCAACTGACCTGTTACACGGCAGACCGCATCAATATAACGTCGCAATCCGCGGGCCATCCCTCCCCGCTCCAGGCTCTTTTCCAGATAAGGTAATGCCTCTTCGTACTTCTTTTCATCAAATAAAAATGTACCGGCAAAATAGTATGGAATATCCCATTCCGGATAAACTTTAATATAATCCAGTGAAAGACTCAGGATTTCCATCTTGTCGACTCCCAGTGGTGCTGAAAATCTTCTTAATGCAAGTAATAAGCTATGAACCAGTATTTTACTTAATTTGTCTTTTCTGCCTAAACCGGTAATTCTGTGATACAGATCTATCAGCTCCTGAGTCGGTTCTTCCTCACTATAGTTAAAAGCCATAAATGCAGCTTCCCCAGCCAGTTCATATTGCTGATGATCAAGGGCAAGCAGGGCAATTGCGTTATTGGTGAGGTAATTATTATGGGGATATGCTTTGCCATCACGGAAAGCCTGGAATGCTTTGGCAGCATCTTCTTTATGCCACAGATAGATATTGATCTTTTCCATGTAAAGCATGCTTAATTCCTTATCAAGGATGCTTCTGTTATGAGGATATAAAGGCTTATAATGCGCAATCATCAGCTCTATATCTTCCAGTACAAGTTCTATATTTCCCAGGGTAAAGTTAACATGACGGCGATAGCCAATTGCTTTTACCCTGGTATCTTCGTCTTCTGAAAGGGCCAGAATATCACAGTAAACATGAGCTTCAGGTAAATTAACCTGCGTGATAAAAATATTGATATACGCTGCATAGAGCATGGCCTCTTCGTTGGTTGGCTGAAGTTTTAAGACGTGCTCGAAACTGTCATAAGCTGTTGCATACAGTGATGTATTGTCACGGTCCTGGTCAGGGTTCAGATTTGCTATCTGGTATTCGCATTTGGCTTTCAGTAACAGGCCTTCAACACTATCATGATTAACCAAAAGAAAAGGGCTCAGAGATTCCATGCATTGAGAAAAATCGCCCTGATTATAAATGGATTGTAGGTCTTGTATAGTTGTCATCATATAATTATCCTATGAGCTGCGATATGCAGGTATGCCTGCATAAAGACTCAATTGAGTGGCAAATATAATATTACACGAAATAAAGAACGTTGTTTAGCTTAATATATTTAAAAATAAAATAATTGCAGTTGTAAAATCAGTCGGTTAAACTTCAGGAATGACTGGCTGAATTGTAGCGTATAATGATAATTCAACGTTTTTAAACTGATTTATTATTGCACTTTCCGGATTTTATAATTCGGTATATTTGAGATACACGAAGATTTAAGATCTGGTCATTTATGAGAGAAGTAATTCATCAATATGGTGTTGAGCTGGATTGGGTTGCAGATATAGCGCCTAAACTAGGTGGTTATACCGAAGGAAATTATATTATTGTGCCTGGCGAAGACAGACCCGGAACACGTTTTATTCTTCCGGTTAATGAAAATATAACGGTATTTGTGATTAATGTGAGTTACAATGAAGACGTTATTTATAAGCTAAGGAATACACGGGATGATTTTGTCGGAGTTTATTTTAATCTGACCGAAGGTGATGCGGTACATGTTCTGGATGATGTTTCAAGACTGGCCGGCCGATGGGGTTGTAATCTTGCTGTATTTGATGCAAGCCTGGAAGGTGAATATATTGTTAAAGCGGGTTGTACCACATTCAAGCTGGCTATTTTTATCAAAAAAACTGCGCTGAAAGCATATTTTTCTAAAAATGAACATTATGCTCAGGTGCTGGACTCAGTTTTTGATCCGGCACAAAATACGATTGTCAAATTTGACAGAATGAGCAGCCGGGCATGGTGGCTGATGAATGAATTGAGAAATACCAGGGCTACCGGGCCATTGTATGAGGTTATGGTAACGGGCACCGTATATGGTTTACTGAGCGACTACCTGGATCAGACCATAAACCAGGAAATTATAATTGAACAGGTAGTTGCTGAAGATGTTGCTGCTATTATTAATTCTCAGGCCTATCTTATTGAGCATATTGCAGCACCTTTTGCCGGAATCTCCAGGCTGGCTGCAGATGCGAATATGTCTGAGACTAAATATAAAAAGCTATTTAAAAAGATTACCGGGGCTGCTCCTCATACTTTCTTTTTAACCAGCAAACTTGCTTATGCCAGGGAAATACTCGAAACCGGGGATTATACCATTGGTGAGATCGCCGCGCAATTCAATTTCACAGATTCATCCCATTTAATTGAACAGTTCAGAACTGCCTATGGCACTACGCCTAAGGAATATTTAACACGCTTATAAGAATGACTGACAAAAATATCAGGACGCTAAACTATTACTATACGCTAACCCCCGAATGGCAGGATCAGCTGGTCAAAAGCCTGGGAGCCGAACTGATTGATCATAAGCTTTTAATTATTCCTGAAGATATTGCTTCTGGCGGGTCGATATTTTTAGAGGTTTTACCTGGCTTATCCGTACATCTGCTGGATATGACTTTCCATGTGCCTGTTACGATTACCAGACTCCCTAAAGCGCTTAATTACTACATGATTTATTATGATATCGGGGATGAAATAACCACTCACATTCTGGGTGATACAGTACACCAGGCGGGATATCATT
This portion of the Pedobacter lusitanus genome encodes:
- a CDS encoding helix-turn-helix domain-containing protein, whose amino-acid sequence is MREVIHQYGVELDWVADIAPKLGGYTEGNYIIVPGEDRPGTRFILPVNENITVFVINVSYNEDVIYKLRNTRDDFVGVYFNLTEGDAVHVLDDVSRLAGRWGCNLAVFDASLEGEYIVKAGCTTFKLAIFIKKTALKAYFSKNEHYAQVLDSVFDPAQNTIVKFDRMSSRAWWLMNELRNTRATGPLYEVMVTGTVYGLLSDYLDQTINQEIIIEQVVAEDVAAIINSQAYLIEHIAAPFAGISRLAADANMSETKYKKLFKKITGAAPHTFFLTSKLAYAREILETGDYTIGEIAAQFNFTDSSHLIEQFRTAYGTTPKEYLTRL